A DNA window from Luteolibacter luteus contains the following coding sequences:
- a CDS encoding CmpA/NrtA family ABC transporter substrate-binding protein translates to MDHHVAIETRSPVRLGFVPLNDCAPVAVAHELGLFKSYGLNVKLSRQPGWATVRDMLSYGELDAAQSIAGLAFYLALGLSKTRREIAVPLVLSAHGNAITLSRELPPESIRSGEGLAAHLSHRWKKSRPFTLAAAHRFSSHHLLLHAWLRRHGIAPGRDAEIVFLPPPLMPRNLAAGHIDGYCVGEPWNSESILSGTGWCPATSAELATGHPEKVLLVTGEFVNERREDSIALGAALLHACRVCQDPSFRNELISILAKPSYTGCSPATLRNSLGPVFDSGRGNLDASDFHLFYGADLNCPTADKASWFLSGMRGAGLLPDTTAAPLTRLYRQDLFRASEKMLLPA, encoded by the coding sequence ATGGACCACCACGTCGCCATCGAGACCCGCTCCCCCGTTCGCCTGGGCTTTGTTCCCTTGAATGATTGCGCACCGGTAGCGGTGGCCCACGAGTTGGGGCTCTTCAAAAGCTATGGGCTGAATGTGAAGCTCTCCCGCCAGCCGGGATGGGCCACCGTGCGCGACATGCTTTCCTATGGCGAGCTGGATGCCGCGCAATCCATCGCCGGGCTGGCCTTCTATCTCGCCCTCGGTCTGAGCAAGACCCGCCGGGAGATCGCGGTTCCGCTGGTACTCAGCGCACATGGAAATGCCATCACGCTCTCGCGGGAATTACCGCCGGAGTCGATCCGCAGTGGCGAAGGCTTGGCCGCCCATCTCTCCCATCGCTGGAAGAAGAGCCGTCCCTTCACCCTCGCGGCCGCCCATCGCTTCTCGTCCCACCATCTCCTGCTCCACGCTTGGCTGCGCCGCCACGGGATTGCTCCCGGGCGCGATGCGGAGATCGTCTTCCTTCCCCCTCCGCTCATGCCTAGGAATCTCGCGGCCGGTCACATCGACGGCTACTGCGTGGGTGAACCTTGGAACTCGGAGAGCATCCTCAGTGGCACGGGCTGGTGCCCCGCGACCTCTGCCGAACTTGCGACAGGTCATCCGGAAAAGGTGCTGCTGGTCACCGGAGAATTCGTGAACGAGCGCCGCGAAGACAGCATCGCCCTCGGGGCCGCCTTGCTCCACGCCTGCCGTGTTTGCCAGGATCCATCTTTCCGGAACGAGTTGATCTCCATCTTGGCCAAGCCGTCCTACACCGGCTGCTCGCCCGCGACCCTGCGGAATAGCCTCGGTCCCGTCTTTGATTCCGGCCGTGGAAATCTGGACGCGTCGGATTTCCACCTTTTCTACGGTGCCGACCTGAATTGCCCGACGGCAGACAAGGCCTCCTGGTTCCTTTCCGGAATGCGCGGCGCGGGTCTGCTGCCGGACACCACCGCAGCTCCCCTCACCCGCCTGTATCGCCAGGATCTTTTCCGCGCATCGGAAAAGATGTTGCTGCCTGCTTGA
- a CDS encoding LysR family transcriptional regulator, which produces MTDLLPDLRQLRAFVAVADEGSFTLAAKKLFLTQSAISHSMKALEDSLGCRLLDRLGKKTILTEEGEVFLRRCRRVLGELEDAGRELDGLKRWGQGRIRIGAPHSLCQFLLPTVLREFRDCFPRCEPTIEADDTARLLDRIEEHELDLILGLRPRAGTGEGYRPIFRDRMTFAVSPMHPWAETGEVDIDDLSKVQFIIYARGTETHRLIEEHFEELGVRTRAPLVLGDMEAIKGMAKIGLGVGIVAPWVAKREFDDGSLIAIPVSGAPIEREWGIFFNTDRKLSLIEETFAGIAEMVGSELGGTH; this is translated from the coding sequence ATGACTGACCTGCTGCCTGATCTCCGCCAACTGAGAGCATTCGTGGCAGTTGCCGACGAAGGCAGCTTCACGCTTGCCGCCAAGAAGCTCTTCCTGACCCAGTCAGCCATCAGCCACTCCATGAAGGCGCTGGAAGATAGCCTTGGCTGCCGCCTGCTTGATCGCTTGGGGAAAAAGACGATCCTCACGGAGGAGGGCGAAGTTTTCCTCCGCCGCTGCCGCCGGGTGCTGGGCGAGCTGGAAGATGCCGGCCGCGAGCTCGATGGCTTGAAGCGTTGGGGGCAAGGCCGCATCCGGATCGGAGCGCCGCATTCGCTCTGCCAATTTCTCCTGCCTACCGTTCTCCGCGAGTTCCGCGATTGCTTTCCCCGCTGCGAACCTACCATCGAGGCGGATGACACCGCGCGGCTCCTCGATCGGATCGAGGAGCATGAGCTCGACCTGATTCTCGGCTTGCGGCCTCGTGCCGGAACCGGCGAGGGCTATCGTCCGATCTTCCGGGATCGCATGACCTTTGCGGTTTCTCCGATGCATCCTTGGGCCGAAACCGGAGAGGTGGATATTGATGATCTTTCAAAGGTGCAGTTCATCATCTATGCCCGCGGCACCGAGACGCATCGCTTGATCGAAGAACACTTCGAGGAGCTTGGAGTCCGTACTCGTGCTCCTCTCGTCCTTGGGGACATGGAAGCGATCAAGGGCATGGCCAAGATTGGTCTCGGCGTCGGGATCGTGGCCCCATGGGTCGCCAAGCGTGAATTTGATGACGGCTCGCTGATTGCGATTCCCGTGAGCGGTGCTCCGATCGAGCGCGAGTGGGGGATCTTTTTCAATACGGACCGCAAGCTGAGCCTCATTGAAGAGACCTTCGCCGGGATCGCCGAAATGGTCGGCAGCGAACTCGGCGGGACCCACTGA
- a CDS encoding alginate export family protein, protein MKHHTVASLLALAASTVLAQAGTPAPSPEIATATEAPWIKPIIDVRLRYEFADIDTFDPSHALTIRERVGLKTKEFHGFSALVEGEFTQAIIDDYHGGAPGVDPFDPANSTIPDPKNEELNQAYLQYSGFDTTLKAGRQRIIYDNAAFIGNVGWRQNEQTYDAISLTNTSVPGLTVNYAYIDQVNRIFGEDATGIFENAPAEIHLLNASYAGIKGLTLGGYMYLMEFDDVPSQGWDNDTYGLSAKGAVGGVTLYGELAYQEDAGPRNDQEGLYAHVYATKNFFETHALTVGIEHLDAGVQTPLATLHAFNGFADATDASRFNGTHPGLTDTYASYTLPIFWGVKWMNAVHFFGDNSISNDLGFGFDSVLTKKFDDHFTAIAKLGYFDSEDRIYLDTTRASIELNYTF, encoded by the coding sequence ATGAAACACCATACTGTTGCCTCCCTGCTGGCGCTCGCCGCCAGCACCGTCCTTGCCCAAGCTGGAACACCTGCGCCTTCTCCGGAGATCGCGACCGCTACGGAAGCACCATGGATCAAGCCGATCATCGACGTCCGCCTCCGCTATGAATTCGCGGACATCGATACCTTCGATCCTTCCCATGCGCTCACCATCCGCGAGCGGGTGGGTCTCAAGACAAAGGAGTTTCATGGTTTCTCCGCCCTCGTGGAAGGCGAGTTCACCCAGGCGATCATCGATGACTACCATGGTGGCGCCCCCGGCGTGGATCCCTTCGACCCCGCGAATTCGACGATCCCGGATCCGAAGAACGAAGAGCTGAACCAGGCCTACCTTCAATACAGCGGTTTCGACACGACTCTGAAGGCGGGCCGCCAACGGATCATCTATGACAATGCCGCATTCATCGGCAACGTGGGTTGGCGCCAGAACGAGCAAACCTACGATGCGATCTCGCTCACCAATACCTCCGTCCCCGGCCTGACCGTCAACTACGCCTACATCGATCAGGTGAACCGCATCTTCGGTGAGGACGCCACCGGCATCTTCGAGAACGCGCCTGCGGAGATCCATCTACTGAATGCGTCGTACGCCGGTATCAAGGGCCTGACCCTCGGCGGCTACATGTATCTGATGGAATTCGACGATGTGCCGTCCCAAGGCTGGGACAACGATACCTACGGCCTGAGCGCGAAGGGCGCGGTTGGCGGCGTCACGCTCTACGGTGAACTTGCCTACCAGGAAGACGCGGGTCCGCGAAATGATCAGGAAGGCCTCTACGCCCACGTCTATGCTACGAAAAACTTCTTCGAAACGCACGCCCTGACCGTCGGCATCGAGCACCTGGATGCCGGCGTCCAGACTCCGCTGGCCACGCTGCATGCCTTCAACGGCTTTGCCGACGCCACGGACGCGAGCCGCTTCAACGGCACGCACCCCGGCCTGACCGACACCTACGCCAGCTACACGTTGCCTATCTTCTGGGGCGTGAAGTGGATGAACGCCGTCCACTTCTTCGGCGACAACAGCATTAGCAACGATCTCGGCTTCGGCTTTGACTCCGTGCTCACGAAGAAATTCGACGATCACTTCACCGCGATCGCGAAGCTCGGCTACTTCGACAGCGAGGACCGGATCTATCTGGATACCACCCGCGCAAGCATCGAGCTGAACTACACGTTCTGA
- a CDS encoding DUF4870 domain-containing protein: MQPPPLPPGLPPPAYLRPSGPSPDERTLGMLCHLLGIFTGFLGPLILWLVKKDSSPFVDHHGKEAVNFQISLFIITLCVSVVAVGLMIVWIGFLLLPLLLLIPLLALIFKILACASANRGEWHRYPMCLRLIP; encoded by the coding sequence ATGCAGCCGCCTCCGCTCCCTCCCGGCCTGCCGCCACCAGCCTACCTCCGCCCATCGGGACCCAGCCCCGATGAGCGGACATTGGGAATGTTGTGCCACCTGTTAGGAATTTTCACCGGCTTTCTGGGTCCCTTGATCCTATGGCTGGTGAAGAAGGACAGCTCGCCGTTCGTGGATCACCACGGGAAGGAAGCGGTAAATTTCCAGATCAGCCTCTTTATAATCACCCTGTGTGTCTCCGTAGTCGCAGTAGGGCTGATGATCGTTTGGATCGGCTTCCTGCTGCTTCCTCTTCTCCTCCTGATTCCGCTGCTCGCTTTGATTTTCAAAATCCTCGCCTGCGCAAGCGCGAACCGCGGTGAGTGGCACCGCTATCCGATGTGCCTCCGGCTCATCCCGTAA
- a CDS encoding S10 family peptidase produces MRPSLLLLALFTGLAAAQEKPAPEAKPEPPKEEKKEEKKSKPVTKDGSVIIDGKKIDYQVTTAKLTLEKDDGTPRASVFHVSYVKKNGGDFSKRPVLFAFNGGPGSSAVWLHLGTLGPKRVELPGDGTTAPKPPARLVPNEFSILDVTDLVFVDPVSTGYSRLEKDGKAEEFHGVEGDVESMGDFIRRWVTENNRWNSPKYLLGESYGGIRVAGLSSQLQSRFGMSLNGVVFLSSLLDFRTLSPSQGNDLAFQVYLPIYTAVAHFHGKLKGDRDALVKQAREFAMGDYTVALHAGRTLAPEKRQAVAEKLAALTSLPVDLVLSCDLRIDPTRFRGELLRKEGKVLGRFDARVAWPTTDPSMPFPDYDPSFSLALGAYSTTMLSYLGNDLGWKEESPYEILTGKVQPWRMGSGNGYANMASRLSTAMRDNPHLRVLVMGGHADLATPPDGIAYSISHLFDLPESSRKNITFTEYEAGHMFYLNPPDLAKGRKDLVDFITSDAG; encoded by the coding sequence ATGCGCCCATCACTCCTTCTGCTCGCCCTCTTCACCGGCCTGGCCGCCGCCCAGGAAAAACCCGCGCCGGAGGCCAAGCCCGAGCCGCCCAAGGAAGAAAAGAAGGAGGAGAAGAAGTCCAAACCGGTCACCAAGGACGGCTCCGTGATCATCGACGGGAAGAAGATCGATTATCAGGTCACCACGGCGAAGCTCACGCTGGAAAAAGATGACGGCACGCCACGCGCCTCTGTCTTCCACGTCAGCTACGTGAAGAAAAACGGCGGGGATTTCTCCAAGCGCCCCGTGCTCTTCGCCTTCAACGGCGGCCCCGGCTCCTCCGCAGTCTGGCTCCACCTCGGCACCCTCGGTCCGAAGCGGGTCGAACTGCCGGGTGACGGAACCACGGCCCCCAAACCGCCTGCGCGTCTCGTGCCGAATGAATTCTCGATCCTCGACGTGACCGACCTGGTGTTCGTTGACCCGGTTTCCACCGGCTACAGCCGCCTCGAAAAGGATGGCAAGGCAGAGGAATTCCACGGGGTGGAGGGCGATGTGGAGTCGATGGGTGATTTCATCCGCCGCTGGGTCACCGAAAACAACCGCTGGAACTCCCCGAAGTATCTGCTGGGCGAATCCTACGGCGGCATCCGCGTGGCGGGACTTTCCTCGCAGTTGCAATCACGCTTCGGGATGTCGCTGAACGGTGTGGTCTTCCTTTCCTCGCTCCTCGATTTCCGCACGCTGAGTCCTTCGCAGGGCAATGACCTCGCCTTCCAAGTATACCTGCCGATCTACACGGCGGTGGCTCACTTCCACGGCAAGCTGAAGGGCGATCGCGATGCATTGGTGAAGCAAGCCCGCGAATTCGCCATGGGCGACTACACCGTGGCACTCCACGCCGGTCGCACGCTTGCTCCTGAAAAACGCCAGGCCGTCGCGGAAAAACTGGCCGCCCTCACGAGCCTTCCCGTGGACTTGGTCCTGTCCTGCGATCTTCGCATCGACCCAACGCGTTTCCGCGGTGAACTGCTGCGCAAGGAAGGCAAGGTGCTCGGCCGCTTCGACGCACGCGTGGCATGGCCTACCACGGATCCCTCGATGCCCTTCCCGGACTACGATCCATCCTTCTCCCTCGCACTGGGAGCCTACTCCACGACCATGCTTTCCTATCTGGGGAATGACTTGGGATGGAAGGAAGAATCTCCCTATGAAATCCTGACCGGCAAAGTGCAGCCTTGGCGAATGGGCAGTGGCAACGGCTATGCGAACATGGCCAGCCGCCTTTCCACGGCAATGCGTGACAATCCGCACCTGCGGGTCCTGGTGATGGGCGGGCACGCCGATTTGGCCACGCCTCCGGATGGCATCGCCTACTCCATCTCACACCTTTTTGATCTTCCGGAAAGCTCGCGGAAGAACATCACCTTCACCGAATATGAGGCGGGCCACATGTTCTACCTGAACCCGCCGGACCTCGCGAAGGGCCGGAAGGATCTCGTGGACTTCATTACGAGTGACGCGGGCTGA
- a CDS encoding XylR family transcriptional regulator, with product MRHVAVIVETSTQYGRNLIRGIARFGRLHDWQIHFEYRGKSAAEPDWLADFKGDGVITTSPDQKHSRNLRKQGMPVFDLQSTLLDPAGEHLIVDSDHRAVGRMAAEHFIEKGHRHFAFLGYSDHNVSREREIGFTEALAARGLKPLCHHTPERKARTFETLQRGDEGFIASLPKPCALFCCWDEVAFRAVQSALEQKIAVPEDLAVLGVDNDPVFSSTSRIPLSSIDPDIIRMGFLAASWLAELMEGKELKQVKLERLVPPKGLVIRQSTALDAIEDPVVRRFLELLRQQRPGMLTIEELSRECHVSRRLLEQRVKSATGKTPRQLLSQTLVDAIQRFLSQTDYTLAHIAELLGFEHAERLSHLFRRQTSMTPGEYRKSTGA from the coding sequence GTGCGGCACGTCGCGGTCATCGTTGAAACCTCCACCCAGTACGGGCGAAATCTGATCCGGGGCATCGCCCGTTTCGGGCGCCTGCACGATTGGCAGATCCATTTCGAGTATCGGGGAAAGAGTGCCGCGGAGCCGGATTGGCTGGCGGACTTCAAGGGCGATGGCGTGATCACCACCAGCCCGGACCAGAAGCACTCGCGGAACCTGCGCAAGCAAGGCATGCCGGTCTTCGACCTTCAGAGCACCTTGCTCGATCCCGCAGGCGAGCACCTGATCGTGGACAGCGATCACCGCGCCGTGGGCCGCATGGCTGCGGAACACTTCATCGAGAAAGGCCACCGCCACTTCGCCTTCCTCGGCTACAGCGACCACAACGTGTCGCGGGAGCGGGAGATCGGCTTCACCGAGGCGCTCGCAGCCCGCGGACTGAAGCCGCTTTGCCACCACACGCCGGAGCGCAAGGCCCGCACTTTCGAAACGCTGCAGCGCGGGGATGAAGGCTTTATCGCCTCGCTGCCGAAGCCCTGCGCGCTTTTCTGCTGCTGGGATGAAGTGGCCTTCCGCGCGGTGCAGTCCGCCCTTGAGCAAAAGATCGCCGTGCCGGAAGACTTGGCAGTGCTGGGCGTGGATAATGACCCGGTCTTCTCCAGCACCTCGCGCATCCCGCTTTCAAGCATCGATCCGGATATCATCCGCATGGGCTTCCTCGCCGCCTCATGGCTGGCCGAACTCATGGAGGGCAAGGAACTCAAGCAGGTCAAGCTGGAGCGCCTGGTGCCGCCGAAGGGCCTCGTGATCCGCCAATCCACCGCGCTGGATGCGATCGAGGATCCGGTGGTGCGGCGCTTTCTGGAGCTGCTCCGCCAGCAGCGCCCCGGTATGCTGACCATCGAGGAGCTGTCCCGAGAATGCCATGTTTCCCGGCGTCTGTTAGAGCAGCGAGTGAAGTCCGCCACCGGCAAAACCCCGCGCCAGCTTTTGAGCCAGACCTTGGTGGACGCGATCCAACGCTTCCTTTCGCAGACGGATTATACGCTGGCTCATATCGCGGAACTCCTGGGCTTCGAGCACGCGGAGAGACTGAGTCATCTTTTTCGCAGACAGACGTCGATGACGCCCGGCGAATACCGTAAATCCACCGGTGCGTAG
- the hisH gene encoding imidazole glycerol phosphate synthase subunit HisH, with the protein MIGIIDYGAGNLRSVANAVQALGIEPRLVSKPEHLEGVSHLILPGVGAFGDCMTELDKRGLIEAIRSWVLAGKPYFGICLGYQILFEESEEEAGIRGLGIFKGKVKRFTEDGRKIPHMGWNAAVPSDPVDPMWSGLGGEPYFYFVHSFFPEPADPAIVAMRTEYGEKFASAIRSGAVVATQFHPEKSQQAGLRLLGNFLGAAVPATV; encoded by the coding sequence ATGATCGGCATCATTGATTATGGAGCGGGCAACTTGCGCAGCGTGGCGAACGCTGTGCAGGCCCTTGGCATCGAACCACGGCTGGTTTCCAAGCCGGAGCATCTGGAAGGCGTGAGCCATCTGATCCTCCCGGGCGTGGGTGCCTTCGGGGATTGCATGACAGAGCTGGACAAGCGCGGCTTGATCGAGGCGATCCGCTCCTGGGTGCTCGCAGGCAAGCCCTACTTCGGTATTTGCCTCGGCTACCAGATCCTCTTCGAAGAGAGCGAGGAAGAAGCAGGCATCCGCGGTCTCGGAATCTTCAAGGGCAAGGTGAAGCGCTTCACCGAAGATGGCCGCAAGATCCCGCACATGGGATGGAATGCTGCCGTCCCCAGCGATCCTGTGGACCCGATGTGGTCCGGCCTTGGCGGCGAGCCTTACTTCTATTTCGTGCACTCCTTTTTCCCGGAGCCCGCAGACCCGGCGATCGTCGCGATGCGGACCGAGTATGGCGAGAAGTTCGCCAGCGCGATCCGCTCGGGTGCCGTGGTGGCCACTCAATTCCACCCGGAGAAAAGCCAGCAGGCAGGCCTCCGGTTGCTAGGGAATTTCCTCGGCGCTGCCGTGCCCGCAACGGTGTGA
- the hisB gene encoding imidazoleglycerol-phosphate dehydratase HisB, whose amino-acid sequence MPSRTAQRSRKTAETQIELSIDLDGSGESKISTGIGFFDHMLTLFARHGLFDLNVTTKGDLEVDGHHTIEDTGIVIGEAMREALGTKEGIRRYGSFYLPMDETLARVVVDLSNRPHLEFRAPANTPSAPNMPFTLVEEFCRALASNLRANIHVELLYGRDGHHIAEAIFKGLARALREACEIDPRVKGIPSTKEAL is encoded by the coding sequence ATGCCATCCCGCACCGCCCAACGCAGCCGCAAGACCGCGGAAACACAGATCGAGCTTTCGATTGACCTCGACGGCTCCGGAGAATCCAAGATTTCCACGGGAATCGGGTTCTTCGACCACATGCTGACCCTTTTTGCACGCCACGGTCTCTTCGACCTGAACGTGACCACGAAGGGTGATCTGGAGGTGGACGGCCATCACACCATCGAAGACACCGGCATCGTGATCGGTGAAGCGATGCGGGAGGCACTCGGCACCAAGGAGGGCATCCGTCGCTACGGATCCTTCTATCTGCCGATGGATGAGACCTTGGCGCGGGTGGTGGTGGATCTCAGCAACCGCCCGCACCTCGAATTCCGCGCCCCGGCGAACACGCCCTCGGCTCCGAACATGCCCTTCACGCTCGTGGAGGAGTTCTGCCGCGCTCTGGCCTCGAATCTCCGCGCGAATATCCACGTGGAGCTGCTCTATGGCCGTGATGGCCACCACATCGCGGAAGCGATCTTCAAGGGCCTCGCCCGCGCCCTGCGGGAAGCCTGCGAGATCGACCCGCGGGTGAAGGGCATCCCGAGCACGAAGGAAGCTCTTTGA
- a CDS encoding PTPDL family protein, producing MKTYHLFRALPALLIATASADTFVMKDGSKLEGVILREEGSNYVLSVQITKSIKDEKVVAKSDVVKHEKERKDETEFEELAKLVPTPDLKSAEAYSSDIVKVESFLKRFPTSAKKAQAAKILDTLVGEHALVKDGGVKLDGKMISASDRAPNAYGLDAGILAKQFTSAAEKNDYLGALRAWGKLETGYPGSNVYRENIQTVLKVMRAYQMLVNTTLGGFDARTKERAAGLAGMNPGDRTRSEQAIKDQQDAYMARVEKEKAEGLKWLSLDPYVKMPLEETKRYLDSEIRRLDNLDLTYIPKTQEVYEETYKAVTKSGATKQEIDTALSKARSASMPQQYVDLLTKAAPATPAP from the coding sequence ATGAAAACCTACCACCTGTTCCGAGCACTGCCCGCCCTTCTCATCGCCACCGCCTCTGCCGACACCTTCGTGATGAAGGATGGCAGCAAGCTGGAAGGCGTGATCCTTCGCGAGGAAGGCAGCAACTACGTTCTCAGCGTCCAGATCACCAAATCGATCAAGGACGAGAAGGTGGTCGCGAAGAGCGATGTGGTGAAGCACGAGAAGGAGCGCAAGGACGAGACCGAATTCGAGGAACTCGCCAAGCTCGTTCCGACGCCCGACCTCAAGAGCGCCGAGGCCTACTCCTCTGACATCGTGAAGGTGGAGAGCTTCCTGAAAAGATTCCCCACCAGCGCCAAGAAGGCCCAAGCCGCGAAGATCCTCGACACCCTCGTCGGCGAGCACGCCCTCGTGAAGGACGGCGGCGTGAAGCTTGATGGCAAGATGATCTCCGCTTCGGACCGTGCGCCGAATGCCTACGGCCTCGATGCCGGCATCCTTGCCAAGCAATTTACCTCCGCCGCGGAGAAGAACGATTACCTCGGCGCGCTGCGCGCCTGGGGCAAGCTTGAGACCGGCTATCCGGGCAGCAATGTCTACCGCGAGAACATCCAGACCGTGCTCAAGGTAATGCGCGCCTACCAGATGCTGGTGAATACCACCCTCGGCGGCTTCGACGCCCGCACCAAGGAGCGTGCCGCCGGACTCGCCGGCATGAACCCCGGTGACCGCACCCGCAGCGAGCAGGCCATCAAGGACCAGCAGGACGCCTACATGGCACGCGTCGAAAAGGAAAAGGCGGAAGGCCTGAAGTGGCTTAGCCTCGATCCCTATGTGAAGATGCCGCTCGAAGAGACCAAGCGCTACCTCGACTCCGAGATCCGCCGCTTGGACAACCTCGATCTCACCTACATCCCGAAGACCCAGGAGGTCTATGAGGAAACCTACAAGGCGGTGACCAAGTCCGGTGCCACCAAGCAGGAAATCGACACAGCCCTTTCCAAGGCCCGCAGCGCGAGCATGCCGCAGCAGTACGTGGACCTCCTCACCAAGGCAGCCCCCGCGACACCGGCTCCCTGA
- a CDS encoding DUF255 domain-containing protein translates to MLKYGTYACLAAALALIPACRKREAASDKHAATPQIAAELSTNAMQAGPQGFLSSRAGSPVHWQHWDPAVLQRARAARRLVFAFIGAAQYPGCLESLDAIDKDPSLVAKLNQDFVPVLVDIDLCREAGVAAGVMSQELKQPVSFPFILVLSPDANEVTWRPIAYSQGADLRQMFEGATDVISRMWAESPDYVEANSKRDHDNRMKRLPVADTSPANPEERNAMMMRTTRKLANLYDEDIKSVFGTGGLLPLGLMQCLASTSLDPNTPPDIARRCSAAVKAFSGAVLNSAMVDPLDGGIYSSRRGSSWDLPMINRTCMTQARAARALATIYNATKEPRSLDVALGAIHFAEEQFEAQNGLFAAQRLPGLTPMGDWLWTQEQLEQALTPEEATLWKAISGIKAMGNLALEADPKREFFRLNSLGFRVPLAQAAADLNLSTEAAAGLLESSRKKLSKARQSRVPDRAPATAASAGTSFRMVSAYAAMFTATGKPEWRDKALSLAERSRQTFAKGVLLVEQNPGTPDAVCDARAFTYALAIQAALDLAEITMDENWRLWAGDLCSTMSELFVDESGRLLEARQVSTPLALPLEDRIMLFDDSTAGVMRMNIARLEALGQSPPPTLAPWLSSLPKFEDFPVVFTDSILAASFAASRVIVEIPENASPEWREAACRLPLDRVARRFGKEPAARILQPDGSKIPVTSPESLAASIATASN, encoded by the coding sequence ATGTTGAAATACGGAACCTATGCCTGCCTTGCAGCAGCTCTCGCTTTGATCCCAGCCTGCCGCAAGCGCGAGGCGGCTTCGGACAAGCACGCCGCGACTCCCCAGATCGCCGCCGAACTCTCGACAAACGCCATGCAGGCGGGCCCGCAGGGCTTCCTGTCATCCCGCGCGGGCAGTCCAGTTCATTGGCAGCACTGGGACCCTGCCGTACTACAGCGGGCAAGAGCCGCACGACGCTTGGTTTTCGCCTTCATCGGTGCAGCACAATATCCCGGATGCCTCGAGTCCCTCGATGCCATCGACAAGGACCCCTCGCTGGTGGCGAAGCTGAACCAGGACTTCGTGCCGGTGCTGGTGGACATCGATCTCTGCCGGGAAGCCGGAGTCGCCGCCGGGGTAATGAGCCAGGAGCTCAAGCAGCCGGTTTCCTTTCCCTTCATCCTCGTGCTTTCGCCCGATGCGAACGAGGTGACATGGCGTCCGATCGCCTATTCCCAAGGTGCCGACCTGCGACAAATGTTCGAGGGTGCCACCGATGTGATCTCGCGGATGTGGGCTGAGTCCCCCGACTATGTGGAGGCCAACAGCAAGAGGGATCATGACAACCGGATGAAGCGGCTGCCGGTAGCGGACACCAGCCCGGCGAACCCGGAAGAGCGGAACGCGATGATGATGCGCACCACGCGCAAGCTGGCGAACCTCTATGACGAGGATATCAAGTCGGTATTCGGCACCGGAGGCCTGCTGCCTCTCGGCCTGATGCAGTGCCTCGCATCGACGTCCCTTGACCCGAACACACCTCCGGACATCGCCCGTCGCTGCAGCGCGGCGGTGAAGGCCTTCAGTGGTGCCGTTCTGAATAGCGCGATGGTGGATCCCTTGGATGGAGGCATCTATTCGAGCCGCCGCGGCAGCAGCTGGGATCTGCCCATGATCAATCGCACCTGCATGACCCAGGCCCGTGCGGCCCGTGCCTTGGCGACGATCTACAATGCCACGAAAGAGCCCCGTTCCTTGGACGTCGCTCTCGGTGCCATCCACTTCGCGGAGGAGCAATTTGAAGCGCAGAACGGTCTCTTCGCCGCCCAACGCCTGCCCGGTCTCACGCCCATGGGTGATTGGCTGTGGACCCAGGAACAGCTCGAACAAGCACTGACGCCCGAAGAAGCCACCCTCTGGAAGGCGATCAGCGGGATCAAGGCCATGGGCAATCTGGCACTGGAGGCGGATCCCAAGCGGGAGTTCTTCCGCCTGAATTCCCTCGGCTTCAGGGTCCCCTTGGCGCAGGCCGCTGCCGATCTGAATCTCTCCACGGAGGCGGCCGCTGGCCTTCTGGAATCGAGCCGGAAGAAACTCTCGAAGGCCCGCCAATCCCGGGTCCCGGACCGCGCACCGGCTACCGCCGCATCGGCCGGCACCAGCTTCCGCATGGTCTCGGCCTACGCGGCCATGTTCACCGCGACCGGCAAGCCGGAGTGGCGGGACAAGGCCCTCTCCCTCGCGGAGCGCAGCCGCCAGACCTTTGCCAAAGGAGTGCTGCTCGTGGAACAGAATCCGGGCACCCCGGATGCCGTTTGTGACGCGCGGGCTTTTACCTACGCGCTCGCCATCCAGGCCGCTCTCGATCTCGCGGAGATCACCATGGATGAGAACTGGCGCCTCTGGGCCGGTGACCTCTGCTCCACCATGTCGGAACTTTTCGTGGACGAATCCGGGCGCCTGCTGGAGGCCCGCCAGGTCAGCACGCCGCTCGCGCTGCCCTTGGAGGACCGCATCATGCTTTTCGATGATTCCACCGCAGGGGTCATGAGGATGAACATCGCCCGCCTTGAAGCGCTGGGACAGTCTCCCCCGCCCACGCTCGCACCTTGGCTCAGCTCACTTCCGAAATTCGAGGATTTCCCGGTGGTCTTCACGGATTCCATCCTGGCGGCGTCCTTCGCCGCCTCACGGGTAATCGTGGAAATTCCGGAAAATGCCTCGCCGGAGTGGCGCGAAGCCGCTTGCCGGCTGCCGCTCGACCGGGTGGCACGACGCTTTGGAAAAGAACCGGCAGCACGGATCCTGCAGCCTGACGGCAGCAAAATCCCTGTCACTTCCCCAGAGTCCTTGGCGGCTAGCATCGCCACCGCCTCGAACTAA